A single region of the Pararge aegeria chromosome 18, ilParAegt1.1, whole genome shotgun sequence genome encodes:
- the LOC120631444 gene encoding nuclear factor related to kappa-B-binding protein isoform X1, which produces MEEKVESEISYSSESSSSSSSSNSSSASSEFDEEVTEPVRILGQTLELPQELCENYAIFKEFFSMTTWDSLEDKHKEYLKELLPTFPDNDEEEKETTIKMLFNFEPLHFKSPMNQFFTNLRQGNYRPDIARMRKFLTKAKAKQRRHKKKSYYAKMLPEVLISRERLLATAKAAPPGPLPFLPTMGPKPSNKNNYKPLYVRARQKYFEELSAIWSEVGGEESEDENYPEGPPENIFKKRKTMHFGQSGDANVSGTLGMADSSHPASLDCLKDVLATHRARRQYRENHPELNTTGISLDDIKQRVALLNGAKKLMFGSQKSETPAQRLKKGAKKDTSKQKQDGKTLLKKIKEEQDSIENKPLLPNIKIKCEKEDSDSEHSSFLDTGASPIHNKKLMDVDIKQEVSEISSNYHENDVENMIKQEPLDPMIAIQNSSRICQPVPIKLEDLDGIDMMALPVELADDSGEVLPVDTSTETEENQLDTDETLTEITHANFLSLVRALFPARAAHRASKQQLHARCAAVMRSPIAPLNTWYHLSDDWCGELNSALDFLAGERGPHPDDYVPYLQYMSDTKQMYQWIGAGRDCDAILGRLCERWLRAVSPPPPATEAPPPRYPTSWIVRQPTTAEITDFRTQERKRYAAASKPFTYIQYGYRSAVGPATGLRAGAGAAGGSGAALLTQQRPRAAAFLALLRDALARLPNGEGTRRDIVTLLKMSQWITPNSEQALSIAVANALERLVSVKRDPIVKYDQRTALWTYLHRHKSEEDWVKSATSRGRVNKANASAHQVNSAQTSMEVDGQNLEDIHDNASDSDVDVDDTGAPTSAQHLSSAQLLMQATQATHPKPTTANKQKGKLVPAMPKVKTITPKQNAKMPSLVQTKQTPKQSNAPPKSNQTNATPKQPNQANPSSKQSNITPKASPKQTPQKQLSQTNQKQSSQTNPKQSAQLNQKASTQTNQKQLAQTNPKPTSLLTPAKSMPNLTKQNTAKQAASQKQTVKQSAQSPKLKQIVVQTVKQNAPLTKQNSEPTLQVPSTMPSIVVTPQRSPLMKQKSLKIETSQAPVTLHIPVQQSSSPTVIQPNFNVVSLHQNTLNQSAKMTQVTRSLLIRPPTIQTASSAPTITVCTPATQITQSARRGIVRVLSPAAPSTGKSLISPRALMQQSTPPTSKKRASVPGTTSVMTVAQSTTNTTNVVSSIPTAVSSSVTTRTVQLAGGRTVQLAANQTVHLPGGQAVQLSSGHTLQLSSLQLPTHSVRLPSGQTVQLATSQTMQAVRAVSTSQVRNPSPRMQTTTSSIKPNQSVQIPVSTVQLAGQTVQIAGQTVQLTGQSMQLTGHTVKLPSGQSVQVASQSVLPSQSVQLPSGQTVQLSSGNMQAVQLGQNVQLGGQTVQIPSGQNVQLGGQTVQIGGQTVQLAGGQTVQLPSGQTLQLSSGQTVQLSSGQTLQLASGQTLQLANQQTPKSIGQVVRTQPSGEKNSQPIVAKLLTNAQTQMISLEGMMGGGAGRARGIRVLAPNTRLARPLLLTSAKPLHNIILQQSDGTAIRVTSTGGTATSQTIVLSNLGNNSIGAQTVTTSSTTTPVLKLQQVNPIHQVKLPQGIKIQQAATSASGTTPTGVRSVLMDGQQLKLVSGRHVLARLLKPTHPPP; this is translated from the exons ATGGAAGAGAAGGTAGAGAGTGAAATCAGTTACAGTAGTGAGAGTAGTAGCAGTAGTAGTTCATCTAATAGTTCTAGTGCAAGTTCAGAGTTTGATGAGGAGGTCACTGAGCCTGTGCGCATCCTGGGGCAGACCTTGGAACTTCCGCAGGAACTTTGTGAAAATTATGCTATATTCAAGGAGTTCTTTTCTATGACTACTTGGGACAGCTTAGAAGACAAACACAAAGAGTATCTCAAAGAACTACTGCCAACCTTTCCGGACAATGATGAAGAAGAGAAAGAGACCACaatcaaaatgttatttaacTTTGAACCACTTCACTTCAAATCTCCAATGAAtcaattttttacaaatttaagaCAAGGCAACTATAGGCCAGATATTGCTAGAATGAGGAAGTTCTTGACAAAGGCCAAAGCCAAACAGCGTAGACATAAG AAAAAGTCATATTATGCAAAAATGTTGCCAGAGGTGCTAATATCCAGGGAAAGACTTTTAGCTACTGCAAAAGCAGCTCCCCCAGGACCTTTGCCATTCCTTCCAACTATGGGTCCAAAACCttctaataaaaacaattacaagCCACTTTATGTTAGAGCAAGACAAAAGTATTTTGAAGAGTTATCTGCAATCTGGAGTGAAGTTGGTGGTGAAGAATCTGAGGATGAGAACTATCCAGAAGGACCACCtgagaatatatttaaaaaaagaaaaacaatgcACTTTGGACag aGTGGAGATGCAAATGTGTCTGGAACACTTGGTATGGCTGATTCTTCACATCCTGCATCATTGGATTGCCTAAAGGATGTTTTAGCTACTCATAGAGCAAGGAGACAATATAGAGag AATCATCCAGAACTAAACACCACAGGTATTTCGTTAGATGACATAAAACAGAGAGTGGCTTTATTGAATGGAGCTAAGAAACTTATGTTTGGCAGTCAGAAATCTGAGACCCCTGCacaaagattaaaaaaaggTGCAAAGAAGGATACTTCTAAACAGAAACAGGATGGTAAAACACTgcttaaaaaaatcaaagaagAGCAAGATAGTATAGAAAATAAACCACTTCTTcctaatataaagataaaatgtgaaaaagaaGATTCAGATTCAGAACATTCATCATTTTTAGACACAGGGGCTAGTCCAATACATAACAAAAAGCTAATGGATGTAGATATCAAACAAGAAGTATCTGAAATAAG CAGTAACTACCATGAAAATGATGTagaaaatatgataaaacaAGAGCCACTAGACCCTATGATTGCCATCCAAAACAGTTCTCGGATATGTCAACCAGTGCCTATCAAGTTGGAAGACTTGGATGGAATAG ACATGATGGCTCTACCAGTTGAGTTAGCCGACGATTCAGGTGAAGTTCTTCCAGTGGATACATCGACGGAGACTGAAGAGAACCAACTAGACACTGACGAAACACTCACTGAGATAACTCATGCAAATTTCTTGTCCCTTGTGCGTGCTTTGTTCCCCGCGAGGGCGGCGCATAGGGCTTCTAAACAGCAGCTACATGCGAGATGCGCAGCTGTTATGAGATCTCCGATAGCTCCCCTTAATACTTGGTATCATT TGTCTGATGATTGGTGCGGAGAGTTGAATTCAGCTTTGGATTTTCTGGCCGGTGAGAGAGGACCCCACCCTGACGATTATGTTCCATATCTGCAGTACATGTCTGACACAAAG CAGATGTACCAATGGATCGGCGCAGGTCGGGACTGTGACGCAATATTGGGCCGGCTTTGTGAGCGATGGCTTCGAGCAGTTTCACCTCCACCGCCCGCAACTGAAGCCCCACCGCCGag GTATCCAACGTCGTGGATAGTGAGACAGCCGACTACTGCTGAAATAACCGATTTCAGAACGCAGGAGCGTAAAAGATACGCAGCTGCGTCTAAACCGTTCACTTACATTCAATATGG GTATCGATCTGCAGTTGGCCCGGCGACGGGGCTGCGTGCGGGGGCCGGGGCGGCGGGGGGTTCGGGCGCGGCCCTCTTGACCCAACAGAGGCCTCGGGCGGCCGCCTTCCTCGCACTTCTGCGTGACGCTCTAGCCAGACTTCCCAACGGAGAGGGCACTAGGCGGGACATCGTCACTTTACTCAA AATGTCCCAATGGATTACGCCCAACAGTGAACAAGCATTGTCAATAGCCGTTGCCAACGCATTGGAAAGATTGGTTTCAGTCAAGCGAGATCCGATAGTGAAGTACGACCAACGGACGGCCTTGTGGACTTATTTGCACAGGCACAA GAGCGAAGAGGATTGGGTGAAAAGTGCGACAAGTCGTGGGCGCGTAAACAAAGCCAATGCGTCTGCTCATCAAGTTAACTCAGCTCAGACTTCT ATGGAAGTAGATGGCCAGAACTTAGAAGATATACATGATAATGCCTCAGACAGCGACGTAGATGTTGATGATACAGGTGCACCAACCTCTGCACAACATCTCTCCTCCGCACAATTACTCATGCAAGCCACTCAGGCCACCCATCCAAAACCAACAacagcaaacaaacaaaagggAAAACTCGTGCCAGCAATGCCGAAAGTCAAAACAATAACCCCGAAACAAAACGCTAAAATGCCCTCGTTAGTTCAAACAAAACAGACGCCAAAACAATCGAACGCACCACCAAAATCCAACCAAACTAATGCAACACCCAAACAACCCAACCAAGCAAACCCGTCCTCAAAACAATCGAACATAACACCAAAAGCATCCCCGAAACAAACACCCCAAAAACAACTCtcacaaacaaatcaaaaacaaTCCTCACAAACAAATCCAAAACAATCAGCACAATTGAATCAAAAAGCATCAACGCAAACGAATCAAAAACAATTGGCTCAAACAAATCCGAAACCAACAAGCCTCTTAACCCCTGCGAAATCAATGCCCAATTTAACAAAGCAAAACACTGCGAAGCAAGCCGCTTCACAGAAGCAAACAGTGAAGCAAAGTGCTCAATCGCCGAAGTTGAAGCAGATAGTAGTGCAAACGGTGAAGCAAAATGCTCCATTGACGAAGCAGAATAGTGAACCCACGTTGCAAGTGCCGTCTACTATGCCATCGATTGTTGTTACGCCGCAAAGGTCGCCTTTGATGAAACAGAAGTCTTTGAAGATTGAAACGTCACAAGCACCT GTAACGCTACATATACCAGTACAACAATCATCTTCACCAACTGTGATACAACCTAACTTTAATGTGGTGTCCCTCCATCAGAATACCTTAAACCAATCGGCCAag ATGACACAGGTGACGCGATCTCTATTGATAAGGCCTCCGACGATTCAAACGGCATCTAGTGCCCCTACGATTACTGTTTGTACGCCGGCAACCCAG ATTACTCAAAGCGCAAGACGGGGTATAGTTAGAGTTTTAAGTCCGGCGGCGCCATCTACCGGAAAATCGCTTATTTCACCTCGTGCGCTTATGCAGCAGA gtaCACCACCAACTTCAAAAAAAAGGGCGTCCGTACCAGGTACTACTTCAGTAATGACAGTAGCACAG AGTACTACAAACACAACAAATGTGGTATCAAGTATACCAACCGCTGTGTCATCGTCTGTTACCACAAGAACAGTTCAGTTAGCTGGTGGTCGAACTGTGCAACTGGCCGCCAACCAAACAGTTCACTTGCCCGGTGGACAGGCAGTGCAGTTGTCTTCTGGACACACTTTGCAACTGTCATCTTTACAACTACCCACCCATAGTGTCCGGTTACCGAGTGGACAAACAGTACAGCTGGCAACGTCTCAAACTATGCAAGCAGTCCGAGCCGTCTCTACATCCCAAGTCAGAAACCCCAGTCCGAGAATGCAAACCACTACGTCAAGCATCAAACCCAATCAATCAGTTCAAATACCGGTCTCCACGGTTCAGTTGGCCGGACAAACCGTCCAAATCGCCGGCCAAACCGTTCAGTTGACCGGCCAGAGTATGCAATTAACCGGACACACAGTGAAGTTACCCAGCGGACAAAGTGTTCAAGTTGCAAGTCAAAGTGTTTTACCGTCACAAAGTGTTCAATTACCTAGTGGTCAAACAGTTCAGTTATCGAGCGGCAACATGCAAGCCGTTCAGTTAGGGCAAAACGTTCAGTTAGGCGGACAAACTGTGCAAATACCAAGTGGCCAGAATGTGCAATTAGGGGGGCAGACAGTTCAAATTGGCGGTCAGACCGTCCAGTTAGCGGGAGGGCAAACAGTTCAGTTGCCAAGTGGCCAGACGTTACAGTTATCGAGTGGACAAACTGTTCAGTTATCTAGTGGGCAGACTTTGCAGTTGGCGAGTGGACAGACGCTTCAGTTAGCGAATCAACAGACGCCAAAGTCGATAGGTCAAGTAGTTAGGACGCAGCCTTCAGGTGAAAAAAATTCGCAGCCTATTGTTGCCAAATTATTAACGAATGCTCAG ACGCAGATGATTTCGCTAGAGGGCATGATGGGCGGAGGTGCTGGTAGAGCGAGGGGCATTCGAGTACTAGCCCCCAACACTCGACTGGCGAGGCCCTTACTCCTCACTTCCGCAAAAccgttacataatataatattacag CAAAGCGACGGAACCGCTATTCGGGTGACTTCAACCGGCGGGACGGCTACCTCTCAAACAATAGTACTAAGCAATTTAGGCAACAATAGCATAG GAGCTCAGACAGTCACAACATCTTCAACAACAACTCCCGTGTTAAAATTACAGCAg GTGAATCCGATCCATCAGGTTAAACTTCCGCAGGGAATTAAAATTCAGCAG GCTGCTACTAGCGCGTCTGGGACGACGCCAACTGGAGTAAGAAGCGTTCTTATGGATGGGCAGCAGTTGAAACTGGTGAGCGGCAGGCATGTTCTCGCACGACTTTTGAAGCCAACACATCCGCCGCCTTAG
- the LOC120631444 gene encoding nuclear factor related to kappa-B-binding protein isoform X3: MEEKVESEISYSSESSSSSSSSNSSSASSEFDEEVTEPVRILGQTLELPQELCENYAIFKEFFSMTTWDSLEDKHKEYLKELLPTFPDNDEEEKETTIKMLFNFEPLHFKSPMNQFFTNLRQGNYRPDIARMRKFLTKAKAKQRRHKKKSYYAKMLPEVLISRERLLATAKAAPPGPLPFLPTMGPKPSNKNNYKPLYVRARQKYFEELSAIWSEVGGEESEDENYPEGPPENIFKKRKTMHFGQSGDANVSGTLGMADSSHPASLDCLKDVLATHRARRQYRENHPELNTTGISLDDIKQRVALLNGAKKLMFGSQKSETPAQRLKKGAKKDTSKQKQDGKTLLKKIKEEQDSIENKPLLPNIKIKCEKEDSDSEHSSFLDTGASPIHNKKLMDVDIKQEVSEISNYHENDVENMIKQEPLDPMIAIQNSSRICQPVPIKLEDLDGIDMMALPVELADDSGEVLPVDTSTETEENQLDTDETLTEITHANFLSLVRALFPARAAHRASKQQLHARCAAVMRSPIAPLNTWYHLSDDWCGELNSALDFLAGERGPHPDDYVPYLQYMSDTKMYQWIGAGRDCDAILGRLCERWLRAVSPPPPATEAPPPRYPTSWIVRQPTTAEITDFRTQERKRYAAASKPFTYIQYGYRSAVGPATGLRAGAGAAGGSGAALLTQQRPRAAAFLALLRDALARLPNGEGTRRDIVTLLKMSQWITPNSEQALSIAVANALERLVSVKRDPIVKYDQRTALWTYLHRHKSEEDWVKSATSRGRVNKANASAHQVNSAQTSMEVDGQNLEDIHDNASDSDVDVDDTGAPTSAQHLSSAQLLMQATQATHPKPTTANKQKGKLVPAMPKVKTITPKQNAKMPSLVQTKQTPKQSNAPPKSNQTNATPKQPNQANPSSKQSNITPKASPKQTPQKQLSQTNQKQSSQTNPKQSAQLNQKASTQTNQKQLAQTNPKPTSLLTPAKSMPNLTKQNTAKQAASQKQTVKQSAQSPKLKQIVVQTVKQNAPLTKQNSEPTLQVPSTMPSIVVTPQRSPLMKQKSLKIETSQAPVTLHIPVQQSSSPTVIQPNFNVVSLHQNTLNQSAKMTQVTRSLLIRPPTIQTASSAPTITVCTPATQITQSARRGIVRVLSPAAPSTGKSLISPRALMQQSTPPTSKKRASVPGTTSVMTVAQSTTNTTNVVSSIPTAVSSSVTTRTVQLAGGRTVQLAANQTVHLPGGQAVQLSSGHTLQLSSLQLPTHSVRLPSGQTVQLATSQTMQAVRAVSTSQVRNPSPRMQTTTSSIKPNQSVQIPVSTVQLAGQTVQIAGQTVQLTGQSMQLTGHTVKLPSGQSVQVASQSVLPSQSVQLPSGQTVQLSSGNMQAVQLGQNVQLGGQTVQIPSGQNVQLGGQTVQIGGQTVQLAGGQTVQLPSGQTLQLSSGQTVQLSSGQTLQLASGQTLQLANQQTPKSIGQVVRTQPSGEKNSQPIVAKLLTNAQTQMISLEGMMGGGAGRARGIRVLAPNTRLARPLLLTSAKPLHNIILQQSDGTAIRVTSTGGTATSQTIVLSNLGNNSIGAQTVTTSSTTTPVLKLQQVNPIHQVKLPQGIKIQQAATSASGTTPTGVRSVLMDGQQLKLVSGRHVLARLLKPTHPPP; encoded by the exons ATGGAAGAGAAGGTAGAGAGTGAAATCAGTTACAGTAGTGAGAGTAGTAGCAGTAGTAGTTCATCTAATAGTTCTAGTGCAAGTTCAGAGTTTGATGAGGAGGTCACTGAGCCTGTGCGCATCCTGGGGCAGACCTTGGAACTTCCGCAGGAACTTTGTGAAAATTATGCTATATTCAAGGAGTTCTTTTCTATGACTACTTGGGACAGCTTAGAAGACAAACACAAAGAGTATCTCAAAGAACTACTGCCAACCTTTCCGGACAATGATGAAGAAGAGAAAGAGACCACaatcaaaatgttatttaacTTTGAACCACTTCACTTCAAATCTCCAATGAAtcaattttttacaaatttaagaCAAGGCAACTATAGGCCAGATATTGCTAGAATGAGGAAGTTCTTGACAAAGGCCAAAGCCAAACAGCGTAGACATAAG AAAAAGTCATATTATGCAAAAATGTTGCCAGAGGTGCTAATATCCAGGGAAAGACTTTTAGCTACTGCAAAAGCAGCTCCCCCAGGACCTTTGCCATTCCTTCCAACTATGGGTCCAAAACCttctaataaaaacaattacaagCCACTTTATGTTAGAGCAAGACAAAAGTATTTTGAAGAGTTATCTGCAATCTGGAGTGAAGTTGGTGGTGAAGAATCTGAGGATGAGAACTATCCAGAAGGACCACCtgagaatatatttaaaaaaagaaaaacaatgcACTTTGGACag aGTGGAGATGCAAATGTGTCTGGAACACTTGGTATGGCTGATTCTTCACATCCTGCATCATTGGATTGCCTAAAGGATGTTTTAGCTACTCATAGAGCAAGGAGACAATATAGAGag AATCATCCAGAACTAAACACCACAGGTATTTCGTTAGATGACATAAAACAGAGAGTGGCTTTATTGAATGGAGCTAAGAAACTTATGTTTGGCAGTCAGAAATCTGAGACCCCTGCacaaagattaaaaaaaggTGCAAAGAAGGATACTTCTAAACAGAAACAGGATGGTAAAACACTgcttaaaaaaatcaaagaagAGCAAGATAGTATAGAAAATAAACCACTTCTTcctaatataaagataaaatgtgaaaaagaaGATTCAGATTCAGAACATTCATCATTTTTAGACACAGGGGCTAGTCCAATACATAACAAAAAGCTAATGGATGTAGATATCAAACAAGAAGTATCTGAAATAAG TAACTACCATGAAAATGATGTagaaaatatgataaaacaAGAGCCACTAGACCCTATGATTGCCATCCAAAACAGTTCTCGGATATGTCAACCAGTGCCTATCAAGTTGGAAGACTTGGATGGAATAG ACATGATGGCTCTACCAGTTGAGTTAGCCGACGATTCAGGTGAAGTTCTTCCAGTGGATACATCGACGGAGACTGAAGAGAACCAACTAGACACTGACGAAACACTCACTGAGATAACTCATGCAAATTTCTTGTCCCTTGTGCGTGCTTTGTTCCCCGCGAGGGCGGCGCATAGGGCTTCTAAACAGCAGCTACATGCGAGATGCGCAGCTGTTATGAGATCTCCGATAGCTCCCCTTAATACTTGGTATCATT TGTCTGATGATTGGTGCGGAGAGTTGAATTCAGCTTTGGATTTTCTGGCCGGTGAGAGAGGACCCCACCCTGACGATTATGTTCCATATCTGCAGTACATGTCTGACACAAAG ATGTACCAATGGATCGGCGCAGGTCGGGACTGTGACGCAATATTGGGCCGGCTTTGTGAGCGATGGCTTCGAGCAGTTTCACCTCCACCGCCCGCAACTGAAGCCCCACCGCCGag GTATCCAACGTCGTGGATAGTGAGACAGCCGACTACTGCTGAAATAACCGATTTCAGAACGCAGGAGCGTAAAAGATACGCAGCTGCGTCTAAACCGTTCACTTACATTCAATATGG GTATCGATCTGCAGTTGGCCCGGCGACGGGGCTGCGTGCGGGGGCCGGGGCGGCGGGGGGTTCGGGCGCGGCCCTCTTGACCCAACAGAGGCCTCGGGCGGCCGCCTTCCTCGCACTTCTGCGTGACGCTCTAGCCAGACTTCCCAACGGAGAGGGCACTAGGCGGGACATCGTCACTTTACTCAA AATGTCCCAATGGATTACGCCCAACAGTGAACAAGCATTGTCAATAGCCGTTGCCAACGCATTGGAAAGATTGGTTTCAGTCAAGCGAGATCCGATAGTGAAGTACGACCAACGGACGGCCTTGTGGACTTATTTGCACAGGCACAA GAGCGAAGAGGATTGGGTGAAAAGTGCGACAAGTCGTGGGCGCGTAAACAAAGCCAATGCGTCTGCTCATCAAGTTAACTCAGCTCAGACTTCT ATGGAAGTAGATGGCCAGAACTTAGAAGATATACATGATAATGCCTCAGACAGCGACGTAGATGTTGATGATACAGGTGCACCAACCTCTGCACAACATCTCTCCTCCGCACAATTACTCATGCAAGCCACTCAGGCCACCCATCCAAAACCAACAacagcaaacaaacaaaagggAAAACTCGTGCCAGCAATGCCGAAAGTCAAAACAATAACCCCGAAACAAAACGCTAAAATGCCCTCGTTAGTTCAAACAAAACAGACGCCAAAACAATCGAACGCACCACCAAAATCCAACCAAACTAATGCAACACCCAAACAACCCAACCAAGCAAACCCGTCCTCAAAACAATCGAACATAACACCAAAAGCATCCCCGAAACAAACACCCCAAAAACAACTCtcacaaacaaatcaaaaacaaTCCTCACAAACAAATCCAAAACAATCAGCACAATTGAATCAAAAAGCATCAACGCAAACGAATCAAAAACAATTGGCTCAAACAAATCCGAAACCAACAAGCCTCTTAACCCCTGCGAAATCAATGCCCAATTTAACAAAGCAAAACACTGCGAAGCAAGCCGCTTCACAGAAGCAAACAGTGAAGCAAAGTGCTCAATCGCCGAAGTTGAAGCAGATAGTAGTGCAAACGGTGAAGCAAAATGCTCCATTGACGAAGCAGAATAGTGAACCCACGTTGCAAGTGCCGTCTACTATGCCATCGATTGTTGTTACGCCGCAAAGGTCGCCTTTGATGAAACAGAAGTCTTTGAAGATTGAAACGTCACAAGCACCT GTAACGCTACATATACCAGTACAACAATCATCTTCACCAACTGTGATACAACCTAACTTTAATGTGGTGTCCCTCCATCAGAATACCTTAAACCAATCGGCCAag ATGACACAGGTGACGCGATCTCTATTGATAAGGCCTCCGACGATTCAAACGGCATCTAGTGCCCCTACGATTACTGTTTGTACGCCGGCAACCCAG ATTACTCAAAGCGCAAGACGGGGTATAGTTAGAGTTTTAAGTCCGGCGGCGCCATCTACCGGAAAATCGCTTATTTCACCTCGTGCGCTTATGCAGCAGA gtaCACCACCAACTTCAAAAAAAAGGGCGTCCGTACCAGGTACTACTTCAGTAATGACAGTAGCACAG AGTACTACAAACACAACAAATGTGGTATCAAGTATACCAACCGCTGTGTCATCGTCTGTTACCACAAGAACAGTTCAGTTAGCTGGTGGTCGAACTGTGCAACTGGCCGCCAACCAAACAGTTCACTTGCCCGGTGGACAGGCAGTGCAGTTGTCTTCTGGACACACTTTGCAACTGTCATCTTTACAACTACCCACCCATAGTGTCCGGTTACCGAGTGGACAAACAGTACAGCTGGCAACGTCTCAAACTATGCAAGCAGTCCGAGCCGTCTCTACATCCCAAGTCAGAAACCCCAGTCCGAGAATGCAAACCACTACGTCAAGCATCAAACCCAATCAATCAGTTCAAATACCGGTCTCCACGGTTCAGTTGGCCGGACAAACCGTCCAAATCGCCGGCCAAACCGTTCAGTTGACCGGCCAGAGTATGCAATTAACCGGACACACAGTGAAGTTACCCAGCGGACAAAGTGTTCAAGTTGCAAGTCAAAGTGTTTTACCGTCACAAAGTGTTCAATTACCTAGTGGTCAAACAGTTCAGTTATCGAGCGGCAACATGCAAGCCGTTCAGTTAGGGCAAAACGTTCAGTTAGGCGGACAAACTGTGCAAATACCAAGTGGCCAGAATGTGCAATTAGGGGGGCAGACAGTTCAAATTGGCGGTCAGACCGTCCAGTTAGCGGGAGGGCAAACAGTTCAGTTGCCAAGTGGCCAGACGTTACAGTTATCGAGTGGACAAACTGTTCAGTTATCTAGTGGGCAGACTTTGCAGTTGGCGAGTGGACAGACGCTTCAGTTAGCGAATCAACAGACGCCAAAGTCGATAGGTCAAGTAGTTAGGACGCAGCCTTCAGGTGAAAAAAATTCGCAGCCTATTGTTGCCAAATTATTAACGAATGCTCAG ACGCAGATGATTTCGCTAGAGGGCATGATGGGCGGAGGTGCTGGTAGAGCGAGGGGCATTCGAGTACTAGCCCCCAACACTCGACTGGCGAGGCCCTTACTCCTCACTTCCGCAAAAccgttacataatataatattacag CAAAGCGACGGAACCGCTATTCGGGTGACTTCAACCGGCGGGACGGCTACCTCTCAAACAATAGTACTAAGCAATTTAGGCAACAATAGCATAG GAGCTCAGACAGTCACAACATCTTCAACAACAACTCCCGTGTTAAAATTACAGCAg GTGAATCCGATCCATCAGGTTAAACTTCCGCAGGGAATTAAAATTCAGCAG GCTGCTACTAGCGCGTCTGGGACGACGCCAACTGGAGTAAGAAGCGTTCTTATGGATGGGCAGCAGTTGAAACTGGTGAGCGGCAGGCATGTTCTCGCACGACTTTTGAAGCCAACACATCCGCCGCCTTAG